A genome region from Armatimonadia bacterium includes the following:
- a CDS encoding DUF3795 domain-containing protein, with product MELACCGLDCTTCNVYQATLAGDRDAQARCIAEWQATAEEHWGGVKLQPEDMVCRGCTCESEPVFIGCRRCPIRGCCRSRGFKTCAECAEWPTCGRLSGLLSDVPAARENLQRLSTGG from the coding sequence ATGGAGCTTGCATGCTGTGGTCTCGACTGCACGACCTGCAACGTGTACCAGGCGACCCTCGCGGGGGATCGCGACGCTCAGGCTCGGTGCATCGCCGAATGGCAGGCAACCGCGGAGGAGCATTGGGGCGGAGTGAAGCTGCAGCCGGAGGACATGGTCTGCCGCGGGTGCACCTGTGAGTCAGAGCCGGTGTTCATCGGCTGCCGCCGCTGCCCGATCCGTGGCTGCTGCCGGTCGCGAGGCTTCAAGACCTGTGCCGAGTGCGCGGAGTGGCCGACCTGCGGCCGCCTGTCCGGACTGCTCTCCGACGTCCCCGCCGCGAGGGAGAACCTGCAGCGGCTCTCGACCGGGGGATAG